In Pseudomonadaceae bacterium SI-3, the sequence TCGCCCTATATGCCTGGCGCTATGCGCCGATGCTGGTCACCGCGCGGGTCGATGGCCACCCAGGCTAGACGCTGAACAAACCCCTTATCCCGCTACCCCCTAAAGAAATGCTGCCTGCCCATTCCGGGACGGGCAGCCTGCGGCCCGGCGATTGCCGGCATCGGAGATGATGATGAAAAATGAATTCAATGAACGCCTGGCCGTCGTCACCGGGGCCAGTTCGGGTATCGGGTTGGCGCTGTGCACCGCACTGCTGCAGCGCGGCGCGCGAGTATTGGCCATGTCGCGCAGCCTGGGCGGCTTGGCACAGCTGATGGAAACCTATGCTGAGCACCTGCACTGGGTCGAGGGCGACGTGACCTCGGCGGATGATCTACAGCTGCTGGCGCGTCGGGCTGCCGAGCTGGGTCCGGTGGACTATCTGGTGCCGAACGCGGGCATCGCCGAGTTGGGCGACAGCCTCGACGTGGCTTGCTTCGAGCGCCAGTGGGCGGTCAATGGAGCCGGCGCGCTGAACACCCTGGGCGCGTTGCGTGCCGAATTGGCCAAACCCGCATCGGTGGTGTTCGTTGGCACCTTCCTGACGCGCAGTACCTTCCCGGGGCTGGCGGCCTATATCGCTAGCAAAGCCGCGCTGGTCGCACATGCCCGCACCCTGGCGGTGGAGTTCGCTCCGCTGAACGTGCGCATCAATGTGGTCTCTCCGGGGCCGACGGCCACCGCGATCTGGGGCACGCTGGGGCTGCCCGATGAGCAACTCGAACAGGTGGCCGAAGGCGTCACCCAGCGCCTGCTGCCGGGGCATTTCCTCGAATCTGCCGCGGTGGCGAATGTCATTCTGTTCCAGCTCTCGCAGGGCGCGCGTGGCGTCTACGGCCAGGATTGGGTGGTCGACAACGGCTACACGCTTCACTGAACCCGGCGAGGCAGACGATGTTTTTCAGATGGAAACGAGCCGCCCGCGATCTGCAGCTGAAGCATGATCGGCTGCAGCAAACCTGCGCGGAGCAGGCCGCGCGTATCGCAACGCTGGAGGCACAGGCGGCCGCTGTCAACGCCGCCAGCATCGATGGGCAACGCCAGCTGGACTATTACCGCGGCGTTGCCGGCAATCTGGTCCGCTTCAGCCATTCGGTCGAGCATCTGGGCGACTCGTTCGAATACCTCACTGGCCAGCTGAGCGAAAATCGCACACAGGCCGAGCAGGTTGCCGACGCCGCGCTGAACAATCAGCAGCACTTCGGCGAGCTACAGAACAAGGCGGTCGAGATGGAGAACGGGCTCAACCAGGCTTCGCAGCAGGTCGACGCCCTTGCAGCCCATTCGCAACAGATCAACGGCATTGTCGATCTCATCAGCGGTATCGCCAGCCAGACAAACTTGCTCGCCCTCAATGCGGCAATCGAGGCGGCGCGGGCGGGTGACGCCGGTCGCGGCTTCGCCGTGGTTGCAGGGGAAATCCGCAGCCTGGCGGAAAAGACCGCACTGGCTACCGCTGATATCGTTCAAGAGATCACCCAGGTGCAGGCCGAGATCGCCAGCGTTCACGCTTATATTCAGGTGCAGGGCGGCCTCGCGCAGGGGTTCAGCCGTACCACCGAACGGGCCGTGGCAGCCATGCAGCACCTGCATGGGTTGGCCGGCAACATGCGCCACGGCATCGAGCGTTCCTCGTTCCGTGCGGGTATCGAGTTGGCCAACCTCGATGAGCTGTCGCTCAAGTTCGTCGTCTACAACCAGGTCCTCGGATCGGACAGCCAGCAAGCGCCGGTTTTGCCAAGCGAGCGTGAGTGTCGCTTCGGTCGCTGGTACTACGGGGAAACCAGTCGCGGCATGCACCGGCTGGAGCATTTTCGGCAGATCGAGCGTCCGCACACGGCTGTCCATCATCAGGGGCAGCAGGCTATCGAGGCGTTTCGTCGGCAGGCACTGGAAGACGCGCTCGGCCATATGAGCGAGATGGAAGAGGCCAATCTCGAGGTGATGCGCATCGTTGCGGCGCTGATTGGCGAGCAGGAGAAAGAGGCGCGGCCTGCTATCAGCCAAGCGTGTTAGCAGACTCGGTAAGCCATATCTTTAACTGACCGATCGCGTCAGGGCTTGCCTGTTGCTGCAGATGAGACAAGCCAGCTAGAAACTTTGATAGCAAAAATACTGCAGCAAAGAATCAATACTATTCATTAGCGTTGGGTTAGGCGCGCACCGACAATGTGCGCCCGATTCGTCCGTGCCCTTATTTGAGGCATCGGACCTCCTTTGATCGACCGACACGGCCCGTTTATGCAAGCGGTTGGGCGTAGCGGCGATCAACAGACTCAACGCAAGCAGGAATCATGCAGGAACGCCTTTTAGACTGGTGCCGATCCTTTGCGCCCGTGCCTTTATCGGCGCGTCCCGCTGAATGGCTGCGTGCCGCAACGGGCATCGGCTTGGCGTTGTTGCTGGTCATCCCGTTCAGCGCCTGGGTGTTCGGGATCTCTGTCACCCTGCCGCTGGCTGCGCCGGCGGCTGCGTCCGCTGTGTTGCTGTTCGCGGCCTCGTCGAGCCCCTTCGCCCAGCCATGGTCGGTGATCGGCGGCAATCTGTTGGCCGCTGCCATCGGTATCGCGCTGGGTGCCAGCCCCTTGCCTGTGGCGATGGCGGCCGGCCTGGCCGGGGCGCTGGCGATCATCTGCCTATTCGGCTTGCGCTGCCTGCATCCGCCGGGTGCGGCGCTGGCACTGGTGGCAGTGGTCGGCAGTCCGGAGCTGCACGCTTACGGGTTCCAGTTGCTCTTCCCGGTAGCGTTCAACTCGTTGCTGCTGGTGGTGGTGGCGCTGCTCTACAACAATCTCAGCGGACACGCCTACCCCAAGCCGCGCCCGCAGAAAGGCAACACTCATCACACCCATGACCCGTTGCCCAGCGAGCGCATGAGCTTCAGAGATGACGACGTGGAGCGGGCGCTGGCCGAGTTCGGTGAATACGTCGACGTCACCCGGGATGATCTGGCACAGCTGATCAAGCAGACCGAAAAGCATGCGTTGCGACGCAGCATGGGCGAGATAACCGCCGCCGACATCATGTCTCGCAATCTTTACTGGGGCACCCCGGACTGCTCCATTCAACGCGCCTGGCAGAGCCTGCGCGAGCATCGCTTGCATTCCTTGCCGGTGGTCAAAGGCGACAGTCGCGAGCTGCTCGGCATCGTCACGCTGGTCGACCTGCTCAAGCATCTGCGCTCGACGCCGGCGCGTCTGCGTCTCAGCCAACTGAAACGCGCAGGCGGCGCTCGGCTGCGCTCGATCATGAGTACGCCGGTGGTCACGGTTAACCCGGACACGCACATGGTCGATCTGGTGTTCCTGCTCTCCGATAAGGGCCTGCACTGCCTGCCGGTGGTGGACGCCGAGCAGCGCCTGGTCGGCATGATCACCCAGACCGATTTGATCGCGGCGCTCTATCGGAACTGGCTGAAACACTTGCCCGACTGAAGCGCCCGTAGCCTGGCGGGATGACACCTGGCCGGCAGTGGGCCATCGCGCCCTGCATCGCAGCCCGCGGGAGGCACTGCCGGAACCTGTGGCATAGTCGCAGTGCCTGAGTGCTATACCTCTTCCAAGCCGAGCCCATGCAAGACCCTTTCAACGACTGGCTGCGATCCTTCTTTCCGGTGCCATTGAGCGTGGGGCCGAAGGAATGGCTGCGGGCGGTGATCGGCGTGGGTCTGGTGGTGCTGCCAATGGTTTCCATCGGTCTTTGGCTGTTCGGCGGCCCGGTCACGCTGCATATCGTCGCGCCAGCCGGCGCTTCGGCGGTGATCCTCTTCAGTGCATCGTCGAGTCCGTTCGCCCAACCCTGGTCAGTGCTCGGTGGCAACCTCATTGCCGTGACCATTGGCGTCGCGCTGGGCGCCAGTGCATTGCCCACGGTGGCAGCGGCGGTCCTGGCCGTGTGCCTGGCCATTGCTTGTCTGTTCCTGCTGCGCTGCATGCATCCCCCAAGCTGTGCGCTGGCGATGGTCGCCGCCATCGGCGGGCCGGGCATCAGCGAGTTGGGTTATGGCCTGCTGATTCCGGTGGCCTTCAACTCGCTGCTGCTGATTGCCGCTGCGTTGGTCTACAACAACCTCACGCGCCATCCCTATCCCAAACCGCGCGCGGCCAGTGGCGCAGAGCAGACTGGCAGTGTCCCGCTGGGGGAGGAGCAGATGAGCTTCACCAGCGATGACGTGGACCGTGCACTGGAGGATTTCGGTGAGTACGTCGACGTCACCCGCGACGATTTAGTGGACTTGATCAAACGCACCGAGACTCATGCTATTCGCCGCAGCATGGGTACCGTCACCGCTGGCGACATCATGTGCCGCGAGTTGCACTGGGTCGACCCAGCGGCCCGGATGCGTCAGGCCTGGGATGTCGTGCGTCGGCACCGTCTGCATTCGCTGGCCGTGCTTGAACCGGGCAGCGGCAAGCTGGTGGGCATCCTCACCCTGACCGATCTGCTGCAGCACTTCGAGCCCAGCCCGTCACGGCTCAACCTGCGGCGGCTGACGTTCGGTCGTGAGGTGCGAGTGGAGGGGATCATGAGCGCGCCGGTGGTCTCGGTGCATGAAGACGCGCATCTGGCCGATCTTGTCCATTTGCTGGCCGACCGCCGCATGTCTTGCTTGCCCGTCGTCGACGCCGAGCAGCGCCTGGTCGGCATGATCACCCAGAGTGATCTGGTCGCCGGGCTTTACCAGAACTGGATGAAGCGGCTCAGCAACTGAGGCGTCGTTGTCCTGGCGTTTTGTCTGGATCTGCCTGGCTAGATTTCATAGTTCCAGCGCGACCAGTCGTATTCCTGTTCGGCGGCTTCTCGCAGCAGCGCAACGGCACGCTGCAACGCCGGCGACTCGGCGGCATGGGGATACACCAGGTAGACCGGGTAGCTGAACTCGGGCGCCTGCTCGACCCGTTTGAGCACGCCTTCGTCAAGGTAGCGTTGGACCACGCGCGTGCGGAAGTAGCCGCGACCGCCATGCTGCAGCAGATACTGCAGCGCCAGTGGGCCGAGGCTGAAGGAAAGCGCGGTGCGGATGTGCTCCGGCAGGGCACGGTCATGCTGACTACGAAACGCCGGGCCCCAGTCGACGTACAGATAAGGCTCGGGGATGTAGCTGTGAACCACCTGGATCAGCTTTTCTTCGAGCAACTGCTCGACCTGCAGCCCAGGCCTGTACTCGGGCTGATGCACCAGCGCCGCATCCAGCACGCCGAGGCCTAGCTGCTTCTGCAGCTCCTCGCCACTGGCCACCTCGTTACGAAAGGCATGGTCGGGCATCATCTGGCGCAGGCGCTGGACCCAGGCCAGCATCAATGGATTGCACAGGCTGATTTCGGCGCCCAGCGACAGCAGCTTGTCATAGCCGCGCGGCAGGGGCAGCTCACGTCGGGCCGTTTCCCAGGTCTGCACCAACTGGGTGGCATAGGTGACGAAACGCTCGCCGTCGCTGGTCAACCGCGCACCGGCGCGGTTGCGCACGAACAGCCGGCAGCCGAGCTGCGTTTCGAGGCTGCGCACCCGTGCAGTGACTGCGGTCTGGGTGATATGCAGCCGCTCGGCCGTGGCGACGAAGCTGCCACTGCGAATGATCTCGAGAAAGGTGCGGGCGAGATCGATATCCATGAAAGCGTGCTCATATCAAAGGGTTTGATATGAAAGCAGGTTGGAATGAAAGATAAAAGCCGAAAGCGGGTTCAGGCTGGACAGTTGGGGGTAATAGCACTCGAGGTTTGGGTCGGGCGGTGTTGCGCTTCAGCTGGCTTGCGCGCTTTTCTGCGCCTCTTGGTGGGCTGAAGCCCACCCTACTTGGTGGAGGTAATCGCGAGCTTTGTGGGTTGGGCGGCTTTGCGCTTCGGTCCTCCGGGGGCGTTTCCTGCTCCCTCATGGTGGGCTGAAGCCCACCCTACTTATTGGGCGAAAATCCGTGCAGGTTGACGCCGATCCTCCAGACGCTTTTATCGTCGTTTGCCTTTAGTGCGACGTGCCTTCGGCGTACTCGATCTTGTTGCCGACGTTGTACTTGCCGGACGGCTTGTTCATCGGAATGCGCTTGATCTCTTTCAATGTCTTGGCGTCATAGACGATCAGCGCGCCATCGGTGTCCCAGACGCTAAGCAGCGCGTAGCGACCGTCGTTGGTGAACTCGACATGCGCAGCATTCTTCCCAGGCATCGGCCTTAGCGTATGGGCGACCTCCAGGGTCTGCTTGTCGATCAAATGCACCGCATCGTTGTTGGGGCCGAAGAACACGTCGGTCCAGGCGTAGGGTGAGTTAAGGTGGCTGCGCATGAAGAACCCCGGCCCCTCGGTGGGGATTTCCTTGATCAGTTTCCAGCTCTGCAGATCGAGCACCGAAATCAGCCCCTTGCTTACGTTGGGCGTGGCGAATACCCAGTTGCCGCCGCGTTTCCAGTAAATGCCCGAGCCCAGATGCGGCATGCCCGGCAACGGAATGTCGGTGACCGCCTTGCCGGTATCGAGATCGATGACCTGCCCGCCGAGTGCCTTGCGCGAGGTGGCCAGCAGATAGCGGTAATCCGGCGTGAACGAGAAGTCGTCAAGGAAGTCAGCCGCCTCGATGCGCCGTGGCTGGAAATCCGGCTCGCCGGCATAGGAAATTTCCCAGGCTTCTTTCACGTCTTTCAGTGCCACCACGAAGCTGTCACGCGGCGGTGCGGTGTACACGGCACTGACACGCGATTGGGTGCCGTCTGCGCCAAGGGTGGGGATGTGTTTGACCAACGACAGGTCACGGGCATCCAGCAAAACCAGATTACCCGGCAGGTAGTTGCCCACCAGCACCCAGCGCCCGTCGTTGCTCACGGCCAGGTTGCGGGTATTCAGCCCGGCCCGTACCTCGGCGATCATGGTCAGGTTGTGCAAGTCGTAGACGCTGATCCAGCCGTCCCGCGAGGCGAAGTAGACGAAGCGGCCATCCGGCGAGAACTTCGGCCCGCCGTGCAGGGCGAAGTGTGACTGGAAGTTGGCCAGCTCCTCGAAGCGATCGCCGTCCAGCACGCGCACGTGATGGTTGCCGGCTTCGACCACGACGAACAGGTTGAGCGGATCGGCGTTGTGCTGCGGTGTGTTCGGCAGCGTGTCGACGTCGGTGAGGATGCGATGGCTGGCGCGGATGTCGGCATCGCTCCAGGTCG encodes:
- a CDS encoding LysR family transcriptional regulator — translated: MDIDLARTFLEIIRSGSFVATAERLHITQTAVTARVRSLETQLGCRLFVRNRAGARLTSDGERFVTYATQLVQTWETARRELPLPRGYDKLLSLGAEISLCNPLMLAWVQRLRQMMPDHAFRNEVASGEELQKQLGLGVLDAALVHQPEYRPGLQVEQLLEEKLIQVVHSYIPEPYLYVDWGPAFRSQHDRALPEHIRTALSFSLGPLALQYLLQHGGRGYFRTRVVQRYLDEGVLKRVEQAPEFSYPVYLVYPHAAESPALQRAVALLREAAEQEYDWSRWNYEI
- a CDS encoding SDR family NAD(P)-dependent oxidoreductase codes for the protein MKNEFNERLAVVTGASSGIGLALCTALLQRGARVLAMSRSLGGLAQLMETYAEHLHWVEGDVTSADDLQLLARRAAELGPVDYLVPNAGIAELGDSLDVACFERQWAVNGAGALNTLGALRAELAKPASVVFVGTFLTRSTFPGLAAYIASKAALVAHARTLAVEFAPLNVRINVVSPGPTATAIWGTLGLPDEQLEQVAEGVTQRLLPGHFLESAAVANVILFQLSQGARGVYGQDWVVDNGYTLH
- a CDS encoding chemotaxis protein, translating into MFFRWKRAARDLQLKHDRLQQTCAEQAARIATLEAQAAAVNAASIDGQRQLDYYRGVAGNLVRFSHSVEHLGDSFEYLTGQLSENRTQAEQVADAALNNQQHFGELQNKAVEMENGLNQASQQVDALAAHSQQINGIVDLISGIASQTNLLALNAAIEAARAGDAGRGFAVVAGEIRSLAEKTALATADIVQEITQVQAEIASVHAYIQVQGGLAQGFSRTTERAVAAMQHLHGLAGNMRHGIERSSFRAGIELANLDELSLKFVVYNQVLGSDSQQAPVLPSERECRFGRWYYGETSRGMHRLEHFRQIERPHTAVHHQGQQAIEAFRRQALEDALGHMSEMEEANLEVMRIVAALIGEQEKEARPAISQAC
- a CDS encoding cytochrome C oxidase Cbb3 — translated: MRLIPFALLMLCGAVQAAPEAVSLEQAGVLYEQHCQSCHGTNRLGGAGPALLPESLSRIKPDEARAVIHNGRPASQMAAFGDRLDSAQIDALVSYLYQPAATPPTWSDADIRASHRILTDVDTLPNTPQHNADPLNLFVVVEAGNHHVRVLDGDRFEELANFQSHFALHGGPKFSPDGRFVYFASRDGWISVYDLHNLTMIAEVRAGLNTRNLAVSNDGRWVLVGNYLPGNLVLLDARDLSLVKHIPTLGADGTQSRVSAVYTAPPRDSFVVALKDVKEAWEISYAGEPDFQPRRIEAADFLDDFSFTPDYRYLLATSRKALGGQVIDLDTGKAVTDIPLPGMPHLGSGIYWKRGGNWVFATPNVSKGLISVLDLQSWKLIKEIPTEGPGFFMRSHLNSPYAWTDVFFGPNNDAVHLIDKQTLEVAHTLRPMPGKNAAHVEFTNDGRYALLSVWDTDGALIVYDAKTLKEIKRIPMNKPSGKYNVGNKIEYAEGTSH